Below is a genomic region from Microbispora sp. ZYX-F-249.
CCAGCCCGGCGGGCTGGAGACCGTGTCCTGACGGGTGAACGACAGCATGGTGTCGGTGCCGGCGAGCACGGCGAGCCGGTTGCCCGCGCCGACCAGCCTCCGGTAGACCTCGGCGGTGCCCGGCTCGGGCGACAGGTCGCTGAAATGGAGCACCTCCACTCCGTCCACCAGGCCGAGCGCCGCGTCCACGACCAGGGCGCGGCCGGTGCAGTTCCTGGTTCCCTCGCCCACGACGTCCCCGGGAGAGGAGATCGGGCCGTGGAAGGGGTGCGCGTACCCGAGCACGGCGCGCGGCTCCCGCAGGTCGCCGCAGATCGCGGCGTTGGGCGGCCAGTCGGCGTCGCCGCCGAAGCCCGTGTGGTAGACGGCGGGCGGCACGGCCACTCCGAAGACGTGGACGTGCCCGAACAGGTCGTTGCGATACTCCACGCCCATCCGGGCCACGTGCCCGGCGTCCGACCACGGCAGGTCGCGCCCGGCCCAGTGCTGGAGCGCCTCCCGGTCGTAGACGCGCTCTCCGGCGACGTTGCCCGCGACGAGGTTGAGCACGTGCAGGTCCTCGCCGAGCTGGGCCGCGGCCGCCGCCGCCGGGGCGGCGACCAGGTCGCCCGCCCAGTTCATGTGGACGTGCAGGTCGGCGCCGTACCATCCGAGGGCGGCCGCGTCGTACAACCGCTGCGGCGCGAGCCCGACCAGGGTCTCCTCCCCCGTCCTGGGAACGACCGTCGTCTCGGCGACGCCGTACTCCATGCCGCGCGTGACCCGGATCGTCACCGGCTCGGCGGGCACGGCCAGCACGACGTCGTCGCCGTGGAAGAACGGCACGTCGTCGTTGTCACGCCGTTCCGGCACGCCCTCCGGGTACCATCCGTGGCCGCCCGGCGAGGTGACGCTCCACCGGCACGGGAAGCCGGCGCGCAACCGCAGCCGCGCGGCCGGCGCGGGCCGGACCAGCCCGGACAGGTCCACCGGCGCGCCGTCCACGGTGAGGACGGTCGCGGTCGTCACGTCGAGGAGCCTGGCCCCGCCCGCCGCGATGCCGTACGGCACGCCGTCGGCGGTCACCTCCACCGGGTGCGGCAGCGCGGAGTCGACCAGCAGGGCCACGGGCACCGGCCCCGGCGACAGCAGCGGCCGGGCCGGGCCGTGCTCCAGGCGGTGCTCCATACTGTGCCCGTCCGTGGTCAGCCGCAGCGCCACCAGGCCCCGGGGGACCTCGCCGTCCAGGGCGTCACGGAACTCCGCGTCGAGGTCGGGCCGGATGCTCATCCGGTCGGCCTCCTCCGGAAACCGGAGGAACGGCATCATCCGGACGTATCCCAGTGGGGGCTCTCCCCAGGTCATGCCGTGCGCGGACAGCAACGCCCGGTATTCCCGCAGAGCACGCTCCACCTGCGGCGGCATCAACGGATCGTGGTTCATCGCACCTCCCCGTAATCGAAAGCGGGCACATCGTGGCACGGTTTCGGCCGGGGAAAACGTGCAACAGTGCATTCCCGGTTACAGGGGTAGCGATCTTTCTCACTCGGGAGGAAAGGTGATCTCCCGAGTGTCAATCGCGCCGCCGGCAGGCAGGAAGGCCGCCAGGATCCGGTCGGCCGCCAGCGCCGGGGTCAGGGTGCCGTCCAGGACCTGCCGTTCGATCTCGGGGGCGATTTCCGCGGTCGAGTCGCGGAGCATGGCCAGCAGCCGGTCGCGCACCAGCGCCCAGGTCCACTCGACCTGCTGGCGGCTGCGCCTGGCGGCGAGGTCTGCCCCGTCCTGGTGGCGCACGACGTGCCGCCACAGCTCCTCCAGCCCCGCGCCGGTCAGGCCGCTGCAGGTGAGCACGGGCGTGGCCGCGCGCAGCAGCCGCAGCGCCCCGGACAGCTCGCGCGCCGCCTTGCGCGCGGCCATCTCGTGCTCGCCGTCGGCCTTGTTGACCGCGATGACGTCGGCCAGCTCCAGCACGCCCTTCTTGATCCCCTGGAGCTGGTCTCCGGTGCGGGCGAGGGTGAGCAGGAGGAACGTGTCGACCATGTCGGCGACCGCGGTCTCCGACTGGCCGACCCCGACCGTCTCGACGAGCACGATGTCGTAGCCCGCCGCCTCCACGACGACGATGGCCTCCCGGGTGGCCTTGGCCACGCCGCCGAGTGTCCCGGCCGTGGGGGACGGCCGGATGAAGGCGTTCGGATCGGCCGACAGCCTGGCCATCCGGGTCTTGTCCCCCAGGATGCTGCCGCCCGAGCGCCGCGACGAGGGGTCGACGGCCAGCACGGCCACCCGGTGGCCCTGCCCGGTGAGATGGGTGCCGAGCGCCTCGATGAAGGTCGACTTGCCGACTCCGGGCACCCCGGAAACGCCCACCCTGCGGGCCTTGCCGGAGTGCGGGGTGAGCTCGACCAGCAGCCGCTGCGCCATCTCCCGGTGGTCGGCCCTGGTCGACTCCACCAGAGTGATCGCGCGGGCGGTCCACCGCCGGTCGCCCGCCAGCACGCCCTCGGCGTAGTCCTCGATGGCCGGTGCGGTCACCGGTGACCCAGCCGGGCCGACAGCTCGCGCAGCAGCTCCAGGGCCGCGTCGGCGATCACCGTGCCGGGCAGGAAGATCGCCGAGGCGCCCGCGGCCCGCAGCTCCTCGACGTCGGCCGGTGGGATCACACCGCCGACCACGATCATGATGTCCTCCGCGCCCAGGCCGGCGAGCGCCCGCCGCAGCGCGGGCACCAGCGTCAGGTGCCCGGCCGCCAGCGAGGAGACCCCCACCACGTGCACGTCGGCCTCGACGGCCTGCCGCGCGACCTCCTCGGGCGTCTGGAACAGCGGGCCGACGTCGACGTCGAAGCCGAGGTCGGCGAAGCCGCTCGCGATCACCTTCTGGCCCCGGTCGTGGCCGTCCTGGCCCATCTTCGCGACAAGGATCCGGGGCCGGCGGCCCTCGGCCTTCTCGAACTGCGCGCACGCCTCGCGGACCCGGTCCGCGGCGTCGCCCACCTCCGCGCGGTACACGCCCGATATCGTACGGATCTGCGCGGAGTGCCGTCCGAAGACCTTCTCCAGCGCGTCGGAGATCTCCCCGACCGTCGCCTTGGCCCGGGCCGCGTTCACGGCGAGGTCCAGCAGGTTCTCCCCGGCGGCCGCGCCCTTCGTCAGCGCCTCCAGCGCCCCGGCCACGGCGTCGGCCGAACGCTCCTCGCGCAGCCTGCGGAGCTTGTCGATCTGCTGGTTGCGGACGGCGGTGTTGTCGACCTTGAGCACCTCGATCGGCTCGTCCTCCTCGGGGCGGTACTTGTTCACGCCGATCACCGGCTGCCTGCCGGAGTCGATGCGGGCCTGGGTGC
It encodes:
- a CDS encoding CehA/McbA family metallohydrolase, which gives rise to MNHDPLMPPQVERALREYRALLSAHGMTWGEPPLGYVRMMPFLRFPEEADRMSIRPDLDAEFRDALDGEVPRGLVALRLTTDGHSMEHRLEHGPARPLLSPGPVPVALLVDSALPHPVEVTADGVPYGIAAGGARLLDVTTATVLTVDGAPVDLSGLVRPAPAARLRLRAGFPCRWSVTSPGGHGWYPEGVPERRDNDDVPFFHGDDVVLAVPAEPVTIRVTRGMEYGVAETTVVPRTGEETLVGLAPQRLYDAAALGWYGADLHVHMNWAGDLVAAPAAAAAAQLGEDLHVLNLVAGNVAGERVYDREALQHWAGRDLPWSDAGHVARMGVEYRNDLFGHVHVFGVAVPPAVYHTGFGGDADWPPNAAICGDLREPRAVLGYAHPFHGPISSPGDVVGEGTRNCTGRALVVDAALGLVDGVEVLHFSDLSPEPGTAEVYRRLVGAGNRLAVLAGTDTMLSFTRQDTVSSPPGWERVYARVDGPLSAESFAEAVRRGRTFATTGPWLELTVNGLGPGERLDLDGGETVAVRARAVGAEVEHVEIRTAAGVLAEGPGPEITASLPVGDADYVVAVVRGGPHPRSPRGRAYAHTSPVYLDVRGRHVAREDDVRWCLRWLDLLDELVRARARLRTRAQLRDHLDLIEKARALYESRL
- the meaB gene encoding methylmalonyl Co-A mutase-associated GTPase MeaB — encoded protein: MTAPAIEDYAEGVLAGDRRWTARAITLVESTRADHREMAQRLLVELTPHSGKARRVGVSGVPGVGKSTFIEALGTHLTGQGHRVAVLAVDPSSRRSGGSILGDKTRMARLSADPNAFIRPSPTAGTLGGVAKATREAIVVVEAAGYDIVLVETVGVGQSETAVADMVDTFLLLTLARTGDQLQGIKKGVLELADVIAVNKADGEHEMAARKAARELSGALRLLRAATPVLTCSGLTGAGLEELWRHVVRHQDGADLAARRSRQQVEWTWALVRDRLLAMLRDSTAEIAPEIERQVLDGTLTPALAADRILAAFLPAGGAIDTREITFPPE